Genomic DNA from Edaphobacter lichenicola:
AGTAGCTGCGTCAAGCGCCACTAAATTCGGGACGAGAGCGCGCCCGATCTACCTGTCCAAGGAGCGTTCATAGTCGCGGGAGCTTCACTCAACCTGACGACGAAGACATCTTCGTCGGAAACACTCTTTCCTCGGGTGAATCGGGTATCGACCTCGCTTGGTCAGGTGGCCGCCGATGCATTTACAATCAAAGAGCTGGCCGGTCATTCCAGCGTGACAGTGAGCCAGCGATATGTTCCTGCAACGCCGGAGTCTGTGCAACTCGCCTTTAACCGGCTCGGACCTTCAGTCGTAGGGCTCTGGAACGGGCAGGGGGCTTCGACCTCCACAAAATCCCAACACAGCGCGTCTCGAAGGATCGTATGTTATCGAAGGGCCTGTAGCTCAACGGTTAGAGCAGGGGACTCATAATCCCTTGGTTGGGGGTTCAAATCCCTCCGGGCCCACCAGATCTCAATTCCCCGCTCCTCAGTGCACTGAAGGTATTGCGTGGGATTAGGCCAGCAGCACCTGCAAGTTGGACCGATCTTTTGGATCTGGACGGTTTGGTTTGTGACGTTGCGCGGCTTCAGATCAGCTTTGATTCTTGACAGTGCCAGGCTTGCTGCGAGTCAGCCAGTCGGAGGGAGACATTCCGAGGCGCCGGGTGAAGACCCGGGTGAGAGCGGTGGCATTGGTGTACCCGACGGCGGTTGCGATGAGTTTGAGCGAACTGCCCTTGCGCAACATGGTTTGGGCGACTCCCAGGCGCCAGTTCGTCAGGTAATCGAACGGCGTGATGCCGACGACCTTGCGGAAATGGGCGGCGAAGCGGGCCCGTGACATCCCTGAGATTTGCGCCAACTGTTCCAGCGACCAGGAGATTTCAGGCTGCTTGTGCATGGCCCCGATGGCCTTGCTGAGACGATCATCGCTGAGCCCAAGCAATACGCCGCTATCAACGAGGTGTGCGTTCATGGCTGAGCGGAAGAGGAGCACGAGGACGTATTCGAAGAGGCGATCGAGGGCGGTCTGGCGACCGGGGTAGTCGGAGGAGGACTCGGAGAAGAGGAGCTCGAGGGTGGGGGCGAGTTCGGGCAGGGCGTCGAGAGGGACGACGAATGGCTCGGGGAAGGAGGCAGTGAGGGGGTTCAACATGCCGGTGCCAAACTCGACGGTTGCGCAGATGAGTTCGGTGCGCTCCTCCTCTGAGGCGTGAAGGCGATGCTCGTGAGGGCGTGGGAGGAAGACGATGCTCGGGGTATCGACGACGATCGGCCGAGCATTGGGGTGAGCGATCGTCAGTCTTCCCTCTTTGAGCACATGAAGATAGCCGGCCTGTTCGTCGAGGTTCGGGGAGATACCGCAGAAGGCTCCGGAGTAGAACATCCGGGCGGAGAGGGTGAACTGCTCGAAGAATGGGGCGAGTCGATCCATGTGATCCCCATGAGACTAGAAGGTATACAAACGATATCCTAAGCAACAATACGTACCATCTTATCTCCAGATGGTTCCTGATGGGCGCTGAGGCGTCACAGGAGATTGGAGAAGACGATGTCCCGTATTGCCCCTGTTGTTTCGTCGAATGTTAGTCCTAAGGTTGCCACCACCCTCAATCAGGTGAAGGCGAGCCTGGGTATGGTCCCGAACCTCTTTGCCACGCTTGCACATTCGTCCGTGGCTCTCGATGGATTTCTGTCGCTGTCGAAGGCGCTGTCGCATGGCCGCCTTTCCGCCCGTCAGCGCGAGATTCTGTCGCTAACCGTGGCGCAGGAGAACGAGTGCCGGTACTGCCTCGCGGCGCATACCGCGTTGGCGAAGTCTGCCGGTGTGAGCGAGGCGGAGGCGCTGAAGGCGCGTACAGCAGACAGCGAGGATCCATTTGAGCGCGCGCTGGCCTCGTTTGCGAAGAGCATCGTTCGTCAACGTGGTCATGTTTCGGACAAGGATATTGAGCGCGCGCGAAAGGCTGGAATTGATGACGGCCTGATGATGGAGGTCGTTGCCAATGTCGTTGTGAATACGTTCACCAACTATGCCAATGAACTTGCCGATACCGAGATCGACTTTCCTGTAGTTGAGGTGAAGCTGTGAGCCGCGTGTACAGCGTTGCGCTCCCGGAGCGAATGGAGACAACTATGGACAAGCTTACTAAGTTTCTATCAAAGGCAGCGCCGTTTCAGGGAGACCTGGACTATCACCTGATTCGGGTTTCGATGGTGATCATCTACTTCTTCTTTGGGTATCAGAAGTGGTTTGACTACGAGATGCAAGGTCTCGTTCCGTTCTTCACACATGGGCCTTTGATCTTCTGGATGTACTCGGTCTTCGGGATGAAGGGCTCGACGTATCTTCTGGGTGTCTCCGAGTGGTTGTTCGGCGCGTTGATCCTGGCGGGCTTCTGGAACAAGAAGCTGGGAGCACTGGGAGCACTGGGCTCGGTGATGACGTTTATCACGACAATCACGATCATCCCGTTTATGCCAGATGGCTGGGCTCAGTCGGCGGGCGGATTTCCTGCGATGGTGGGGAACGTCGCCTTCCTGATGAAAGACGTCGTGCTGCTGGCGGTATCGTTCTATCTGCTGAAGCACGATGTTGTGAGAGCGTCGGTAGCTACTGACAGCGTGTTGAGCGGGGGCAGCGCCGTTTGCGGCATCTCATCCAATCATGGGAGAAGCGACCGGGTCCAACCGATAGAAGATTACGGCGTCATCGGGGAACGCGTTCGATCGCGCAGGTAAAACGTCACAGGCTCCATCACTGCTGTCGTTGTCGGAGCAATCCTAAGACCTGGCTGAGCCACTCACGCTGAAACCTCACTGATCTTTCGCGAATCTGGTGAGCATGTCTGCGGCTTTGACTTGACTAGCCCAATGGACTGAGACTTGACACACACGGGTAGATAGATGGCGAACACTCTGTAAAGACAAACACGGAGGACGGTGCGATAGTCTATTAAAGACTACTCGGTTCAGCGATATCATTGGAGGAAAATGAGAAGTTTGATCAAAGCTCTCTTGCCAAAAACACTCTTGAGGGCCCTCTATCCCTTTCGAGAGAATTGGTTGAAAACTTACGCCAAAAAATCCTACTCTCAAGAGGGCGAGGACATGATCCTGGAGCGATTTCTTGAGCAAAAGCAATCTGGTTTTTATGTCGATGTCGGAGCACACCACCCCAAACGATACTCAAACACCTATAACCTGTATCGCAGGGGGTGGCGTGGGCTCAACATAGATGCCAATCCAGGTAGCATGACCTTGTTCAAGCAGATCCGCCCGAAGGACATCAACGTGGAAGCTGCAGTGTCCTCTGCCGCCCAGGAACTGACTTACTACATTTTCAATGAGCCCGCGCTGAATACCTTCAAAGAAGATCTCGCAATGGACCGTGTCGGTGGGATCTATTCCATCATCAAGAAGGTCAACATAACGACCAGACCATTGTGGCAGTTGCTCGATCAGTATGTTCCTCCAGATACCAAGATTGATCTGTTGACTGTCGATGTTGAGGGTTTGGACTTTGATGTACTTCTATCGAACGATTGGCGCCGATACTCGCCAGAGTTCATTCTGGTAGAGTGTTTCGGTTCCACAACTTTCGAAGAGATCAGCTCTGACGCCGCGGGGCATCTGCTGTTAAGCCAGAACTACTCGATCGTCGCAAAGACGATGAACACCGTGCTGTTTCGATTGTTGCCGCCCTCTCAAGTTGACTCGAGCGCACGGAAGGCAAAAACATCCGATCCTGAAGCTCTTAGAGATGCAGGGTTCTCTGCACAAAAACAGTCTCTAGCCTCTTGAGTTCAATCTGAAAAGTTCCAGATCTTTGCCGGCAAAAACGATCGCATTTGCATAAAGAATATTGGCCGAGTCTCGCGGCTCAGTGCATTCGCAAATACTGCCGAAATTGCATAGGAGACCACCGTGGCGATGGCAGCCCCCAACGCTGCATATCTAGGAATCAGAACGACGTTGAAGGCAACATTGATAACCGCCCCTGCAATCGATCGGTAGAGGGACAATTTCAACAGGTTCTTGGTAATGTCCCAGGGAGCCTGCGCGAGGCCCAGAAAAACAAAAACAGACGCCCAGATGTGAACTGCGAGCACTGGCGCCGCTCCGCTGTAACTATTCGAGTACAGGATGCGAACGATTGCGTGGGAGGCCAGCGCCACCAGCGAACCGATGACGCAGGCTAGCATCGTCATCAACGAGAATAGTTTGCGCAGCCTTCCATAAAAGAGTTCGTGATCGTCCTTTGCCCGCATAATCGCAGGAGAAACGGAAGAGACGATGGCAGCTGGAATAAAGTACCAGATCTCCGATATTTTCGTAGCTGCCGAGTACAGACCGACCGCCAGATCTCCCTTCATCATCTTGAGCATGACCATGTCCAGCCGCATATAGATCATGATCGCCATCCCAGAAAACAGCGCGGGCCAACTCTGTTGAAGCAACTGTATTGCCCTTTTCTTGCTGCTCTTCCAGGAGATCATTCTGCCACCTGAGAAGCGATAGCCGAGCACGAGCCCGATCGCGCCCAGCGCAAACTCACCAGCGTTTGCCGCTGCAAATGTCCATAGAGGCGCTTTGACATAGATCAGCGACACTCGTACCACAGCGAAGATCAGAAAAGCCGCGTTCTTCGCCCAGACCGTGATCTTGGATTGCACCTGCGATTGGAAGAGATAGTCGATCGTATCGAACGCCTGGAAGATCAACGTCAGCGAGATGATGCTCACCAGCAGCAGAGCTTGCCTGTCGTTAGGCTGGATCAGCCTAAGACTACCGATTGACCCGCATACTGCTACCAGACTGCCAACGCTTCGCAGCGCAAGGGACGTGCCCAGAATCTCGTGGGCGTCCTCGGGATGATGCAGAAGTTCGCGGATCACGATGCCGTCGAGGCCGAGCGTGGTGATCGTCGCAAACAAAGCGACGAACGCGAGGGCAAAGTTCAAACTGCCAAACTGCGCAGGGCCGAGATATCGTGCGACCCACACCCCGACGAAAAGCCCTGTTCCCATTCGGACGATCCGGTCGACCATCAACCAGCCCATGTTCCCCATGATCTTGCGGAGTCCGGGTCCAATTTTGTCTGACTCTCTTGCTATGCGGGCGCCAAGTACTGACTGCTTCAAGTCGAGATCCCTTTGAACCATTGGCGTATTGGAGAGGAGAACCGAATCTCCCATTTCGCGGTATCTTCAGCACTCGTCATTCGACCCCGGTCTTCTCGCCAGGAGGAATACTCGTATCGTCGCGGCATGGTGCGTCTTCCTATCTGTAGACTATAGCAAGGAGGTCAGCAGGTTCGTCTGATCCCGCTATCCTTCGGCTGAGGTAGGTAGACCACGTTCATGCAACCCGAAGCACTGCAAACTCCTGTGGCGTTGTTTGTGTTTAAGCGGCCCGAGACCACACGCCAGGTGTTCGAGGCTATCGCACAGGTCCGACCAATAAAATTGCTGCTAGTAGCAGATGGCCCTAGAAACGATCGCCACGGCGAAGCAGAAGCCTGTCTCAAAGTGCGCGACATCGTTGCACAGGTCGATTGGCCATGCGAGGTCTACACAAACTTCGCTGACGGAAACCTTGGCTGCCAGGAAAGGGTTATAAGTGGCTTGGACTGGGTCTTCTCGCTGGTGGAAGAGGCAATAATCCTGGAGGACGACTGCCTTCCCGACCTGTCTTTTTTCCCGTTCTGTCAGGAGTTGCTTGAGCGATATCGCGGAGATGACCGAGTCGCCTCCATCACTGGCACGAATCTGGTGGAGAAATACCTCAACACGGATTCCAGCTACTACTTCTCCCAACTGGGCGGCATCTGGGGGTGGGCAAGTTGGAGATCGGAGTGGCAGCGATATGATCGCTATCTCAAAGATTGGCCGAAGCTGAAACAGGAGAAGATGCTCTCTGAAATCTTTGGAGACTCGAAAGCGGTCGCCTATTGGACAGAGATCTTCGATGCGATGCACAACCGCACAGGACCAAATACCTGGGATTATCAATGGCTCTACACGCGATTGAAGAACAATTCGCTCAATATCATCCCGCGAACCAATCTGATATCGAACATAGGTTTCGGGATGGATGCAACGCACACAGCGGAGATAGACTCACGCCTTATTCAACCCCGAAGAGCCATCGAGTTTCCTCTCCGCCATCCATCCAGTTTCGTTCCATCACGTAGTACCGATCGGTACCTTCAAGGTCTGTTTACAACGTCGCTGGTCCATCGTATCTCGCGAAGGCTCC
This window encodes:
- a CDS encoding glycosyltransferase family 2 protein, whose product is MQPEALQTPVALFVFKRPETTRQVFEAIAQVRPIKLLLVADGPRNDRHGEAEACLKVRDIVAQVDWPCEVYTNFADGNLGCQERVISGLDWVFSLVEEAIILEDDCLPDLSFFPFCQELLERYRGDDRVASITGTNLVEKYLNTDSSYYFSQLGGIWGWASWRSEWQRYDRYLKDWPKLKQEKMLSEIFGDSKAVAYWTEIFDAMHNRTGPNTWDYQWLYTRLKNNSLNIIPRTNLISNIGFGMDATHTAEIDSRLIQPRRAIEFPLRHPSSFVPSRSTDRYLQGLFTTSLVHRISRRLRQISDKCFKD
- a CDS encoding flippase, with translation MGDSVLLSNTPMVQRDLDLKQSVLGARIARESDKIGPGLRKIMGNMGWLMVDRIVRMGTGLFVGVWVARYLGPAQFGSLNFALAFVALFATITTLGLDGIVIRELLHHPEDAHEILGTSLALRSVGSLVAVCGSIGSLRLIQPNDRQALLLVSIISLTLIFQAFDTIDYLFQSQVQSKITVWAKNAAFLIFAVVRVSLIYVKAPLWTFAAANAGEFALGAIGLVLGYRFSGGRMISWKSSKKRAIQLLQQSWPALFSGMAIMIYMRLDMVMLKMMKGDLAVGLYSAATKISEIWYFIPAAIVSSVSPAIMRAKDDHELFYGRLRKLFSLMTMLACVIGSLVALASHAIVRILYSNSYSGAAPVLAVHIWASVFVFLGLAQAPWDITKNLLKLSLYRSIAGAVINVAFNVVLIPRYAALGAAIATVVSYAISAVFANALSRETRPIFFMQMRSFLPAKIWNFSD
- a CDS encoding YkgB family protein, whose product is MDKLTKFLSKAAPFQGDLDYHLIRVSMVIIYFFFGYQKWFDYEMQGLVPFFTHGPLIFWMYSVFGMKGSTYLLGVSEWLFGALILAGFWNKKLGALGALGSVMTFITTITIIPFMPDGWAQSAGGFPAMVGNVAFLMKDVVLLAVSFYLLKHDVVRASVATDSVLSGGSAVCGISSNHGRSDRVQPIEDYGVIGERVRSRR
- a CDS encoding FkbM family methyltransferase, with the translated sequence MKTYAKKSYSQEGEDMILERFLEQKQSGFYVDVGAHHPKRYSNTYNLYRRGWRGLNIDANPGSMTLFKQIRPKDINVEAAVSSAAQELTYYIFNEPALNTFKEDLAMDRVGGIYSIIKKVNITTRPLWQLLDQYVPPDTKIDLLTVDVEGLDFDVLLSNDWRRYSPEFILVECFGSTTFEEISSDAAGHLLLSQNYSIVAKTMNTVLFRLLPPSQVDSSARKAKTSDPEALRDAGFSAQKQSLAS
- a CDS encoding AraC family transcriptional regulator; translated protein: MDRLAPFFEQFTLSARMFYSGAFCGISPNLDEQAGYLHVLKEGRLTIAHPNARPIVVDTPSIVFLPRPHEHRLHASEEERTELICATVEFGTGMLNPLTASFPEPFVVPLDALPELAPTLELLFSESSSDYPGRQTALDRLFEYVLVLLFRSAMNAHLVDSGVLLGLSDDRLSKAIGAMHKQPEISWSLEQLAQISGMSRARFAAHFRKVVGITPFDYLTNWRLGVAQTMLRKGSSLKLIATAVGYTNATALTRVFTRRLGMSPSDWLTRSKPGTVKNQS
- a CDS encoding carboxymuconolactone decarboxylase family protein yields the protein MSRIAPVVSSNVSPKVATTLNQVKASLGMVPNLFATLAHSSVALDGFLSLSKALSHGRLSARQREILSLTVAQENECRYCLAAHTALAKSAGVSEAEALKARTADSEDPFERALASFAKSIVRQRGHVSDKDIERARKAGIDDGLMMEVVANVVVNTFTNYANELADTEIDFPVVEVKL